In Sulfurihydrogenibium subterraneum DSM 15120, a single window of DNA contains:
- the glf gene encoding UDP-galactopyranose mutase: MFNYIVIGSGFAGSVIAERIANVLNEKVLIIEKRNHIGGNCYDYKNKDGIIIHKYGPHLFHTNYKEVFDYLSNFTDWNIYHHRVLAFIDGKKVPIPFNLNSLYLTFPESLAKRIEEKLLKKYPYNSKVPILDLKKENDKDLRFLADYIYQKVFLNYTVKQWGLKPEDIDPEVTARVPVFIGKDDRYFSDKYQAIPTEGYTKIFERMLNHSNIKLMLNTDFKEVISIDFESKKIYFFGQEFKGKLIFTGMIDELFNFKYGYLPYRSLDLRFETVEKEWFQEVATVNYPNDYDFTRITEFKHIHPASTEKTTILKEYSKQYIPNKDIPYYPVFTKENQKLYNRYKEEAEKFENIILVGRLAEYRYYDMDDVIKRALEVFEEKVR, from the coding sequence ATGTTTAACTACATTGTTATAGGCTCAGGCTTTGCAGGTAGTGTAATAGCTGAAAGGATAGCTAATGTATTGAACGAAAAAGTATTAATTATAGAAAAACGAAACCATATAGGCGGAAACTGTTATGACTATAAAAATAAAGATGGAATAATTATCCATAAATACGGACCTCACCTTTTTCATACAAATTATAAGGAAGTGTTTGACTATCTTTCTAACTTTACAGATTGGAATATATACCATCACAGAGTTTTAGCTTTTATAGATGGTAAAAAAGTCCCTATACCTTTTAACCTAAACAGCCTTTATCTAACTTTTCCAGAAAGTCTTGCTAAAAGAATTGAAGAAAAACTACTTAAAAAATATCCTTACAACTCAAAAGTGCCTATTTTAGACCTTAAAAAAGAAAATGACAAAGACTTAAGGTTCCTTGCAGATTATATCTATCAAAAAGTCTTTTTAAACTATACTGTTAAACAGTGGGGATTAAAACCTGAAGATATAGACCCAGAAGTTACAGCAAGAGTACCAGTATTTATAGGAAAAGATGATAGATATTTTAGTGATAAGTATCAAGCAATACCCACAGAAGGCTACACAAAAATCTTTGAAAGAATGTTAAACCATTCAAACATAAAGCTTATGCTAAACACAGACTTTAAAGAAGTTATCAGTATAGATTTTGAAAGCAAAAAAATATATTTCTTTGGGCAAGAGTTTAAAGGAAAGTTGATATTTACAGGAATGATAGATGAGCTGTTTAATTTTAAATACGGTTATTTACCATATAGAAGTTTAGACCTCAGGTTTGAAACCGTAGAAAAAGAGTGGTTCCAAGAGGTAGCAACTGTAAATTATCCCAACGATTACGATTTCACAAGGATAACAGAGTTTAAACACATTCATCCAGCTTCTACAGAAAAAACTACAATATTAAAGGAATATTCAAAGCAATACATCCCAAATAAAGATATACCATACTATCCTGTATTTACAAAAGAGAACCAGAAGCTTTATAATAGATATAAAGAGGAAGCTGAGAAGTTTGAAAATATAATTCTTGTTGGAAGGCTTGCAGAGTACAGATACTATGATATGGATGATGTGATAAAAAGAGCCTTAGAGGTGTTTGAAGAGAAGGTTAGATGA